TCCCCGCGACAGGGAACGTTGCCGCACTTTTACAAAAAAGTTACCCCATTATGTTAGCAACCACCTCTTCCTACCAATTCCTGCGCCGCATCATCAGCAACGGCGGCCCCGAAGCGCGCGAATACGCGGCGCTTAACGAAGTCTTCGAATCCATCGCCGCATCCCTCCGGGCCGGTGAGCTTTCGGAAACAGACAAAGCAGCCTTGTACCAGGGCTTTGGTTCCCACGAAGAAATCGGCCATACCATCCTCGGCCACGCACGCGCCAAACCCTTCGGCTACGCCGGCGATTTTCTCATCATCGATAAAATCTACCGCGAAGAAGTAACGGCCGACCGGCAACTCCGCAAATGGGACGAGTTCTGGCATCAACAACCCGCCACCCGCGCTGTCCGCAACCGCAAGGATTACTTCATCCGCATGATCCGCAGAACGCTCCGTGGCACAACATCCGCCAGCCTGCTCAATATTGCCAGCGGCCCCGGCCGCGACCTGGCGGAAGCCTACGCCCGCATCGATCCCTCGCGGCTGCGGACGATGTGTGTGGAAGCCGACGACAAGGCCATCGCATATGCCACGGAACTGAATGCGGCGCACCTGGACCAGGTGGAATTCATCCACCGCAATGTGTTCCGGTTCGATACCCACCAGCGATTCGATATCGTATGGAGCGCGGGCCTGTTCGATTATTTCGAAGACGGGGTTTTCGTTCGCCTGCTGCAAAAGATGATGGGATGGGCGAAACCCGGTGGCGAAGTAATTGTCGGCAATTTCGGCGACCATAACCCCACACGCGGATACATGGAGATCATCAGCGAATGGTACCTCATCCACCGTTCCGCTACGCATTTGCGCGAACTGGCGCTTCGTGCCGGCGCAGCTCCGGAAAAAATCAAAGTGGAGCGAGAGCCCGAAGGCGTGAACCTATTCCTGCATGTGAGCGTGTAATCATAGGCAAAGCCCGCGATTTTTTTTATTTTGGGACATCCTAACCAAACCCGGGATGTTCCACCATGCCAAACTATCGCAATTACCTCCGCCTCCTCTGCCTTGGATTGATACTGCCGGTTGCGGCATTCTCCCAGAAAGAAGACCGTAAACTTACCGCCAAACTCACGGAATTGGCCGGCGCCTTTCACGGCGAGGTGGGCATTTACGTCGAGCATCTCAAAACGGGCCGCTTCGTGGCTATCAACGCCGACACGGTATTTCCTACTGCCAGCATTGTAAAAGTACCGTTGCTGGTGGGATTGTTCGATAAAATCGAGAAAGGGGAGCTCAAATACCACCAGCCGAGGGTGTACCGCGATTCCGCGAAGTACGGCGGCTCGGGGATCATGCAGTTCTTTAAAGACAGCGCGGCCACGGAAGTGAGCGTGCTGGCCGCGCTCATGATGTCGTACAGCGACAATACCACCTCGCTCTGGAACCAGGCCCTCGCGGGCGGCGGCCAGCGCGTGAACGAGATCATGGAACAATACGGTTTCAAAAATACCCGCGTCAATTCCCGCACTCCCGGCCGCCAGGACATCTGGAAAATCTACGGATGGGGGCAGACCACACCCCGCGAAATGGCGCGCCTGGTCAAAATGATCTTTAAGGGGGAAATCATCAGTCCGGCAGCGAGCGACCGCATGTACCGCCTGATGTGCAGGGGATATTACGACGAATCCTCTCTATCCCAGATTCCGCCCTATGTGCAGGCCGCCCATAAAACGGGATCGGTAGACGCTACGCGGTCGGAAGTGGTGCTGGTGAATGCGCCGCACGGCGATTATGTTTTCCATGTAGCCACGAAAAATAATAAGGATCAGCGTTGGGCGGATGACAATGAAGCCGTGGTCCTGATCCGCAACGTTTCCGCCGTGATCTGGAATCATTTTGAACCGAAGAGCAATTGGAAGCCGTTGTATACGGTTTACAAGTGATTCATTTCGTAGACTTTCTCGAGGAGATCGATCTTTTCCTGCTCCGGCATGTCCGGGGCTTTGATCATGCAATTAAAGAGGAGATTGCCGCGGGTGCCGAACAGGAAATACATGTTCTGCTGCCCGTTTTTCGCTTGCCAGCAGATATAGGCTTTTTCACGGTTTTCAGAGAGCTTGCGGACGGTCATACGGGCTTCGTCGCGAAGCGTGCGGCTGTCCCAGTTGTAATAGGCAAGGGCATTTTCAAAATCGGTGCGCTCGCGTACGAATACATCCAACGCTTCGCCGGGCATGACGCAGATCGCTATAACGGTGGAGTCGGCATTGGTGAAAGTGACTTGTTGCTTCGCGTCGCGCACGCCTTCCCGGATAAACCATTCGCCGGCAAGACGGAGTTCAGGCTGGTAACGGTTGTATTTCACAACGGTGGTGTCCTGTACGGCGTGGAAGGCGTAGCTGAATTCGCTGCAATCGGTGGTATCGGTCAGTTCGAGCCGGCCGTCCACCAGTTTGCCATGGAGGTATGTGGAAGTACCTCCGGCCTGCCCGGTAGTGATGGCTTTTTCGTTGGAGAGGTGCATGACCAGCTGGCCATCCTGCACCGTATAGGTCCCTTTTTGCGCGTATTTCCTGTAACGGCCGAACCATCCCGCCACGCTCCGGGCGTCGTCGGATGTCACGGATTGCAGAATTACTGCCCCATCGGGGTAAAAACGAAGGTAAGTGTGGACGTCTGCGGATTGATCGGACACATGACCGGTCCTGGCGGAATAAATGCCGTCAAAATGAAGGTTTTGCGCCTGCAGAACGGGGGTCTGCATGACGAAAACACACACGAGAGCTAAGATACGCGCTGGCATATGATGTAACAGTTATAGGTAGTCTGAATGTTGAATTTAATTTACAACGAATTTTCCATATAAAATCATGTTCGTGTCATCGTTTCGGAAACAAATTTGTTGCTGATTTGTAAAGTCTTGACATACTAATACTTGCCGCATGGATTTTCACCCTATTGCAACCGATGAATTGCTACGGCAGTTCGGGACAAACCCCTCTGCGGGCGTTTCCCCTGAAAAAGCGGAACAGCTCCTGGCCGAGCACGGGCCCAACGAACTTTCCGCCACCCAACGGGAATCTCTTTGGCTGATCCTCCTCCACCAGTTCATGAGCCCCGTGATTTACCTCCTGCTCATCGCCATGGGCATGTCCCTGTTCTTCCGGGAGTGGCTGGACGCCATCGCCATCGCCGTGGTGATCCTTCTCAACGCCCTCATCGGCTTCATCATGGAATTCCAGGCGGAAAAAGCCATGGACGGCCTCCGGCAGATGACCACCCAAACCGCCCGCGTGCTCCGCGGCGGCAAAATAACCGAAATCCCCTCCACCGCCATCGTCCCGGGCGACCTCCTACTGCTCGATGCCGGCGATATGGTCCAGGCCGACGGCCGCCTGCTCGAAGCCACGAGCCTTCAGGCCGACGAGTCCGCCCTCACGGGTGAATCCCTCCCGGTCGACAAATCCCCCGGCGAGCTGCCGGAAGACACGCCCCTGGCCGAAAGGTCTAACATGGTATATAAAGGCACCTTCATCCGCAACGGCAATGCCAGGGTGCTGGTGACGTCCACCGGCATGAAAACCGAGCTGGGGCATATCGCGCACCTGGTGGCAGGGGCGCAGAAGTCCGCCACGCCGCTGGAAAAGAAGCTGGAAAGCTTCAGCAAGCGCCTGATCGGCATCACGGTGGTGATCGTTATCCTGATCTTCGGCGCGGGCGTCCTCAACCAGGTGCCCATCCTGGAAATGCTGAAAACCTCCATCGCGCTGGCCGTGGCGGCCATCCCCGAAGGCCTGCCCGTAGTGGCTACGCTCAGCCTGGCAAGGGGGATGATCAGGATGGCGCGGCAAAATGTAATTGTCAAAAAACTCTCGGCTGTGGAAACCCTCGGCGCCACCACGGTCATCTGTACCGATAAAACCGGCACCCTCACGGAAAATAAAATGCAGGTCACCGAAGCGCAGCAGCCCGGAGCCACCTGGAAGCAGAGCGAAGAAGCCCCGGAAAACGACGCCTTCCGCCTGCTCCGGGAAACGGCCGTATTGTGCAATAACGCCATAATCGACGGTGATAAAGAAATCGGCGACCCCATAGAAGTGAGCCTCCTGCAGTTCGCGGACGAAACGGGAGACAACGCGGAGATCATCCGCGAAGGCTTCAAAAAGCTGGATGAAGCCCCCTTCAACTCCGACACCCGCGTGATGGCGACGCTGCACCAGGGCGAGGAGCAATTCCGCGTGTCCGCCAAAGGCGCAACGGAAGACTTGCTCGGCTACTGTACCGCAATCTGGAAAAACGGGGCGCTGGCGCCGCTGTCCGACGAAGACCGGCAGTTTTGGATGGCAGCCACGGAGCAACTGGCGGCATCGGGACTTAAAACCCTCGGCTACGCCATCCGGGAGGCGAACGACCAGCCCGGGGAAATGCTGGAAGAACTGGTGTTTCTCGGCATAACTGGTTTCATGGACCCGCCGCGCGCCGGCGTAAAAGAAGTGATCCGGGAATGTCATGGCGCGGGCATCCGGGTGCTGATGCTCACGGGCGACCATCCCGCCACGGCGGCCACGATCGCGCGGCAGCTGGATATCGTGCGGGAAGGGCAGAAGCCCGTGGTAACGGGGCGCGAGTTGGAGAAAGCCCCGGAAGTCTGGGAAAATGCCGCCGTTTTTGCGCGGGTTAGCCCGAAGCAAAAACTAGACCTGGTGAACGGTTTGCAGGAAGACCATCACATCGTAGCCATGACGGGCGACGGCGTCAACGACGCGCCGGCGCTCAAGAAAGCGGATATCGGCATCGCAATGGGCATCCGGGGCACGCAGGTGTCGCAGGAAGTGGCGGATATGGTGCTGAAAGACGATGCATTTGCATCCATCGTGATGGCGGTGCGCCAGGGTAGGGTGATCTTCACCAATATCCGCCGGTTCATCATTTTCCTCTTGTCCTGCAATTTGAGCGAGCTGCTGGTTATCGGGCTGGTCGCCACTTTCAATATTCCTTTCCAACTGGTGGCGATTCAAATTCTTTTCATCAACCTAATCACAGACGTGTTTCCCGCTATGGCATTAGGTTTTACGGAAGGCGACGCTACTGTGATGCAGAAACATCCCCGCGACCCGCGCAAGCCTATCCTCAGCCGCAACGGCTGGACTTGGATCTGGGTGTATGCCGCCGTCATCGGCGGAAGCGCCCTCGGCGCAGCGTTTACGGCGGAATATTTCCGGGAAGGAGCGACGGATGTGATGGCGGCGAACAACGTACTTTTCTACACGCTCATCCTTTCCCAGCTCCTGCACGCTTTGAATATGAAAGAGCCGCGCGAGAAGTTCCTCGGCGGCCCGGTGATGCGTAACAAATATCTCATCGGATCGATCTTCCTCAGTGCGGGCGTTACTTTGCTCTGCCTCTTCATTCCTCCCGTAGCGAAAGCATTGCGGTTGCAGATGATGCCGGCGATAGACTGGTGGCTGACGCTGGGTTTCAGCGTGGCGTCGTTGCTGGTGGTGCGTTTGTTGTCGGGGATTTTTATGCGGAAATAATCAATAAATGGAAAAATCCGGCCATTCGCAGTTTTCGGAGTAATAGCAACTGAGTGTTTTATGCGTATGCCTCCAGTCGAGGCAATAAATAAAGCATGCGAAAACATCAGTATCCTCTGGCACAAAGCTGATGCCTTTAAATTTTAGTTTGCGCATCATCTGGATGTGCGGTGGAGCCGGGTCCTGCCCGTCGATGAAAGCGTCGTGAAACTGGGGCTGCAGCGTCTGCAATACTTTTTCAGCGTATTGCGCCATAATGCCGCCGTCTTCCTGCAAAGCCTGGGCTTCAATAAGCGACCTGTTTTGCTGGTCGAGTTCATCGATACGAGCCAATATATTTTCGACTTTAACGAGCAGCGCTTCGGAAACGGGCGCGCCTGTAAAGGTAAGGTCCACATTTAGGTAATCGTCTTTCCAATCCTTATAAATGTCGTAAAAGGATGCCGGGTTTTCCTGGTCGATCGCCCCGAAACCGTTTATGTAGTAGTCCATATGCGACAGGTTTTCTTAAAAATAGCATAGTAGGACTATTTCCAGGTATGTATGCGGCAGTTTAGGGTGTTGGCATGGCGGTTTGACAGGTTGTAAAGCAAAACGGCCCCGTTTCCGGAGCCGCCTGCAAGCGATAGAAGAAAAGATTATTCGGACCGCAGGCTCTTGACGGGGTCCGTCATCGCCGCGCGGATGCTTTGTGTGCTGATGGTAAAAAGTGCGATGCTCATGGCGCCGATACAGGTCAGGGCGATCGTCCACCAGGAGATATCGGTCCGGTATTCATAACTGTTCAGCCAGCGTTGCATACCGAACCAGCCTACCGGAACGGCGATCGCCAGGGCGATGAGCACGAGGGCGGCGAAGTCGGCAGACATGAGCCGCCACAGGCTGAACACCGAAGCGCCCATTACTTTCCGCACCCCGATCTCCTTGGTGCGTTGCTCCGCCATGAAACTCGCCATGCCAAAGAGCCCCAGGCAACTGATAAAGATCGCCAGCACGGCGAAATAGGCGGACAACTGGCCAATTCTTTGCTCGGAAACGAACTTCAATTTGTATTGCGCGTCCACGAAATCGTACATAAATGGCATGCCGGGATTATGTTTCGCGAAAACAGCTTCCAGCTTTTTCAGCGATTCCGCCGTGGGTTTATCCGGGTTCAGGCGCATCAGGAACACGTTGCCGCCGCCACCGTCGATATGCCAGATCGTGCGGAATATCGGTGTATACGGCGATCCCATCAAAATATCTTTTACCACTCCTACGATAATATAGGGCTTACCGTCTTTCTTAATGGTTTTGCCGATGGGATCTTTCAGCTGCATAAACGCTACCGCGGATTCGTTCAGGACAACGCCGTTGGAATCGGATGCAAACTGTTTCGAGAAGTCGCGGCCCTGCACTACCTGCCATTGCACCGCCTTGCCGTAATCGTGGGATACGTCCACCGCCGCGAAATTGCCCTGCGCACCCGGCGCCATTCCCTCCCAGGTGTAACCGTTATTGATCATCTGAACGTTGTTAGGCGGCCCCGAAGCATTGGCGACTTCCGTCACCGCGCCGGACGCCATCGCGTCATTGCGGATCACATCATAGTGCGAGCGCAATTCGTTGGTGGACATGAATGTGTACACCAGGCCTTCCCGGTTATAGGACACCGGCCGGTCCTGCGCGTGGCGGATTTGTTTGAAAACGATGATGGTGCCGATGATGAGCACGACAGACACGGTGAATTGCAATACCACCAGCGCCTTGCGCGGGATGGCGGCGTTGCGGCCCGCTTTGAACGTCCCTTTCAATACTTTCACCGGTTGGAATGAAGAAAGATATAAAGCGGGATAACTGCCTGCGAGCAAGCCCGTCAAGAGGATAATCGCCACGCCTGCCAGCCAGAACACCGGTTCACCGAACGGCATGGACATATGCTTGCCCGCCACGGTATTGAACGCGGGAAGGGCTGCCTGTACCAGCGCTACCGATAAAACGAACCCGAAGCATGCGAGCAGGGTGGATTCGCAGAAGAATTGCATGATGAGCTGCGTGCGATGCGAGCCCACGGCTTTCCTGATCCCCACTTCCCGCGCGCGCTTTTCGCTGCGGGCGGTGCTGAGGTTCATGAAATTGATACAGGCCAGCAGCAGCACGAATATGCCGATCGTCCCGAAAAGCCACACAGAGCTGATTCTCCCGCCGATATTCTTTCCGTTTTTCCATTCACCGTATAAATGCCAGTTAGCCATGGGCCAGAGAAACACCTGTGCGTTGAAGGCTTTCTCCTCTTCGCGGACTTTTTCCAGCTTCACGTTCCGGATTTTCGCTGAAACCGTTGCCAGGTCTGCATGATCGGCCAGCTGGGCGTAAGTTTGCGTGAAATTCGAACGCCAGGGGTTGTCCATTTCCCGGATCCAGGGATTGATGTTGAGGAACAATGACCATGGACAGATGAACTGAAGGTTGCCGAACTCCGAATTCTCTGGAAGGTCTTTATATACGCCCGTTACTTTTACGGGCATTTGGTTGTTGAGTTTGAGTATTTGACCGAGGGCTTCCTTGTCGCCAAAAAATGCCTGTGCGGAAGTTTCGGATAATAGGATGGAATTCACATCTTTCAGTCCGTCGCGGGTTCCCGTTATCATCTCCAGCGATAGCATTTCCGTAATCCCCGGTTCGAAGAAGGTGCCCACGCGCGTCTGTCCTTTGCCATCGTGGGAGAGCACATAACCGTCGTTCCAGCCAGCCTGTACAATGTGCTTGAAATCGCTGCCGTATTTTTCCCGGATGGCCTCGGCCATGAGCCAGGGATTGGCCGTTTGGGTGTTGGTGACGCCGTTGAACGTTTGGTGTTGCATCACCTGTACAATCCGGTCGTAGTGTTCGAAATTTTTATTGTAAGTCAGTTCATCGCGCAGCCAGAGCCCGATCATCAGGGCAACAGCCATACCGATCGACAATCCCGCGATATTGATCAGTGAGAAGGTTTTGTTTTTCAGGAGATTCCTCCAGGCGATTTTAAGGTAGTTGCGGATCATATGCTACGATGCGCCAATTGGCATGGCGGCTGTTTTGTCAAAGAAATCAATTTTTATTCGGGACGCAGGGATTTGACGGGATCGGTCATCGCCGCGCGGATACTCTGCGCGCTTACCGTCATCAGGGCAATGGCAATGGCCCCGAGCGCGGTGAAGCTCACCATCCACCACGATATTTCCGTACGGTAGTCATATCCTTCCAGCCAGCGCTGCATGCCCAGCCAGGCAGCCGGAATGCCGATCAGCAACCCAATCAGCACGAGCATCACGAAATCGGCTGTCATCAACCGCCACAGGCTAAACACCGATGCGCCCATCACTTTACGCACACCAATCTCCTTTACGCGCATTTCCGCCATAAAACTCGCCATCCCGAAAAGCCCCAGACAGCTGATAAAGATAGCCAGACCGGCGAAGTATGCGGAAAGTTTTCCGATCCGCTGTTCCGACAGGAATTTCTGCTTGTACTGCACGTCCGCGAATTGGTAAGTAAAAGGCACACCCGGAGCGTGTTTTTCAAACACCGCCTGTAATGCCGCAATAGAACCGGCGACAGGTTTTCCGGGATCCAGTCGCAACAGGAATGCGTTGCCGCCACGGTTCGAGAAATGAAAAATACCACGCATGACCGGACTGTAAGGCGATTGCATGATGATATCCTTTACGACGCCGACAACCACCAGCGGCCTGCCATAGCGGCGGATGGTCTGGCCAACGGGGTCTTGCAGCTGCATGAATTTGACAGCGCTTTCATTCAGGATAACGGCATTGGAATCGGATGCGAAAGCGCGGGAGAAATCCCTCCCCGCCACGATTTGCCATTGCATGGCCTTACCGTATTCGTGGGACACGTCTACACAAGCGAAGTTGCCCTGCGTTGAAGGATCCATGCCTTCCCAGGTATAGCCGCCGTTAAACGCATAGATTTCGCTCGGCGGGGAAGAGGCCTTCGCCACCTCGGTGACTGTGCCGCGGGCAAGCAGGTCTTGCCGGATGATATCGTATTTCTCCCGAAGTTCACCGGTGAACATGGGAACGACCACCAAGCCGTCGCGATTATAGGCGGATGACCGGTTTTGCGCATGCCGGATCTGGCTGAATACGACGATCGTGCCGATAATCAGCGCGATGGAAACGGCGAATTGCAGCACTACCAGCGCCTTTCGTGGGGTTGCGGCATGTTTTCCCGGCCTGAATGTTCCTTTCAGTACTTTTACCGGTTGGAAGGAAGAAAGGTACAAGGCCGGATAGCTTCCGGCCAGTATGCCGGTTAACAGGATGAAGGCTAGTCCCGCGCCCCAGAACCAGTAATCCGTAAATGGCATCTGCACCGCTTTCCCAGAGATATCATTGAACACAGGTAAGGCCAGCACGGAAAGAAGAATGGCGAACAGAAAGCCGATGCAAGAGAGTAGTACGGATTCGCTGAAAAACTGGAGTATGAGTTGTTTTCGTTGTGAACCAATGGCTTTTCGGATACCCACTTCCCGCGCGCGCTTTTCGCTGCGGGCGGTACTCAGGTTCATGAAATTGATGCAGGCGAGCAGCAGCACGAATGATCCGATGATGCCGAAAAGCCACACCGTTTGAATGCCACCGCCGATATTCTGCCCGTCTTTCCATTGTCCGTAAAGATGCCATTTGCGCATGGGGAAGAGGAATACTTCCGGTTTGGCAACTTTATGGGCATCCTGCAAATGTTGCATGCGGAGGTCCCGGATTTTGGCGGAAACGGTTTCAAGGTCGGCATGATCGGCGAGTTGCGCGAAGGTTTGGCAGAAGCCGGAGCCCCAGGGGTCAGACATCCCGGCAATCCAGGTGTTTTCCAGCAGATACAGTTTCCAGGGCAAGAGCACATCCATGCCGGCAAACGCGGAATTGGCGGGAAGATCCCGGTAAACGCCAGTTACGGTCAGTGGGGTGGAATTGTCGAGCCGGATGATCTGGCCAATCGGATCCTTGTCACCGAAAAGCGCTGTTGCCGAAGTTGCGGAAAGCATGATGGCGTTGACGTCCTGCAGGCCGTTGCGGCTGCCTGCTTTCATGTCGAGCGTGAGCATTTCGGGGAGCGCCGCTTCGAAATAATTGCCCATCCGGGAAATCGTTTGGCCGTTATGGCTGAGGAAGTGCGTGTTGGGCCAGCTGGCCATCGCTATGTGTTTGAAATCGCCGCCATATTCCTGGCGGAGAGCGTCTCCCATCAGGTGAGGGTTGGCCTGCTGGGTGGTCACAACCCCGTTATGGGTGAGGTGCTGCATCACTTGCACGATGCGGCTATAGTTCGTATGGTTTTTACTGAAAGTTAGTTCGTCGCGGATCCACAGGCCAATCATCAATGCCACGGCCATTCCGGCCGACAATCCCGCTATGTTGACGAGCGAAAACGTTTTGTTTTTGAGGAGATTCCTCCAGGCGGTTTTGAGGTAATTGCGGATCATGTGTTTCCTCTTCACCAAGGCAATGCCAAAACGTAGACCCTATTGTAATGAGATTAATAGAAATAAATATTATTCATATGTGTCCGGTTTCAGCACATGTGTTGTCCGGCTTTGCAGCGCGTTCCGTTTTTCGAAATCGAGGAGCCACTGTTTGCGGTGGACGCCGCCTCCGTAACCGGTGAGTTGCCCGTCTTCGCTGATGATGCGGTGGCAGGGAACGAGGATGGAGATGCGGTTCATGCCATTGGCTCGCGCCACGGCCCTGATGGCGGCGGGCATGCCAAGGGTGGTTGCCTGCCGTTTATAGGTGCTGGTAGTTCCGTAAGGCACGGTTTG
Above is a genomic segment from Chitinophaga pollutisoli containing:
- a CDS encoding serine hydrolase codes for the protein MPNYRNYLRLLCLGLILPVAAFSQKEDRKLTAKLTELAGAFHGEVGIYVEHLKTGRFVAINADTVFPTASIVKVPLLVGLFDKIEKGELKYHQPRVYRDSAKYGGSGIMQFFKDSAATEVSVLAALMMSYSDNTTSLWNQALAGGGQRVNEIMEQYGFKNTRVNSRTPGRQDIWKIYGWGQTTPREMARLVKMIFKGEIISPAASDRMYRLMCRGYYDESSLSQIPPYVQAAHKTGSVDATRSEVVLVNAPHGDYVFHVATKNNKDQRWADDNEAVVLIRNVSAVIWNHFEPKSNWKPLYTVYK
- a CDS encoding class I SAM-dependent methyltransferase, with the translated sequence MLATTSSYQFLRRIISNGGPEAREYAALNEVFESIAASLRAGELSETDKAALYQGFGSHEEIGHTILGHARAKPFGYAGDFLIIDKIYREEVTADRQLRKWDEFWHQQPATRAVRNRKDYFIRMIRRTLRGTTSASLLNIASGPGRDLAEAYARIDPSRLRTMCVEADDKAIAYATELNAAHLDQVEFIHRNVFRFDTHQRFDIVWSAGLFDYFEDGVFVRLLQKMMGWAKPGGEVIVGNFGDHNPTRGYMEIISEWYLIHRSATHLRELALRAGAAPEKIKVEREPEGVNLFLHVSV
- a CDS encoding ABC transporter permease; this translates as MIRNYLKTAWRNLLKNKTFSLVNIAGLSAGMAVALMIGLWIRDELTFSKNHTNYSRIVQVMQHLTHNGVVTTQQANPHLMGDALRQEYGGDFKHIAMASWPNTHFLSHNGQTISRMGNYFEAALPEMLTLDMKAGSRNGLQDVNAIMLSATSATALFGDKDPIGQIIRLDNSTPLTVTGVYRDLPANSAFAGMDVLLPWKLYLLENTWIAGMSDPWGSGFCQTFAQLADHADLETVSAKIRDLRMQHLQDAHKVAKPEVFLFPMRKWHLYGQWKDGQNIGGGIQTVWLFGIIGSFVLLLACINFMNLSTARSEKRAREVGIRKAIGSQRKQLILQFFSESVLLSCIGFLFAILLSVLALPVFNDISGKAVQMPFTDYWFWGAGLAFILLTGILAGSYPALYLSSFQPVKVLKGTFRPGKHAATPRKALVVLQFAVSIALIIGTIVVFSQIRHAQNRSSAYNRDGLVVVPMFTGELREKYDIIRQDLLARGTVTEVAKASSPPSEIYAFNGGYTWEGMDPSTQGNFACVDVSHEYGKAMQWQIVAGRDFSRAFASDSNAVILNESAVKFMQLQDPVGQTIRRYGRPLVVVGVVKDIIMQSPYSPVMRGIFHFSNRGGNAFLLRLDPGKPVAGSIAALQAVFEKHAPGVPFTYQFADVQYKQKFLSEQRIGKLSAYFAGLAIFISCLGLFGMASFMAEMRVKEIGVRKVMGASVFSLWRLMTADFVMLVLIGLLIGIPAAWLGMQRWLEGYDYRTEISWWMVSFTALGAIAIALMTVSAQSIRAAMTDPVKSLRPE
- a CDS encoding cation-translocating P-type ATPase encodes the protein MDFHPIATDELLRQFGTNPSAGVSPEKAEQLLAEHGPNELSATQRESLWLILLHQFMSPVIYLLLIAMGMSLFFREWLDAIAIAVVILLNALIGFIMEFQAEKAMDGLRQMTTQTARVLRGGKITEIPSTAIVPGDLLLLDAGDMVQADGRLLEATSLQADESALTGESLPVDKSPGELPEDTPLAERSNMVYKGTFIRNGNARVLVTSTGMKTELGHIAHLVAGAQKSATPLEKKLESFSKRLIGITVVIVILIFGAGVLNQVPILEMLKTSIALAVAAIPEGLPVVATLSLARGMIRMARQNVIVKKLSAVETLGATTVICTDKTGTLTENKMQVTEAQQPGATWKQSEEAPENDAFRLLRETAVLCNNAIIDGDKEIGDPIEVSLLQFADETGDNAEIIREGFKKLDEAPFNSDTRVMATLHQGEEQFRVSAKGATEDLLGYCTAIWKNGALAPLSDEDRQFWMAATEQLAASGLKTLGYAIREANDQPGEMLEELVFLGITGFMDPPRAGVKEVIRECHGAGIRVLMLTGDHPATAATIARQLDIVREGQKPVVTGRELEKAPEVWENAAVFARVSPKQKLDLVNGLQEDHHIVAMTGDGVNDAPALKKADIGIAMGIRGTQVSQEVADMVLKDDAFASIVMAVRQGRVIFTNIRRFIIFLLSCNLSELLVIGLVATFNIPFQLVAIQILFINLITDVFPAMALGFTEGDATVMQKHPRDPRKPILSRNGWTWIWVYAAVIGGSALGAAFTAEYFREGATDVMAANNVLFYTLILSQLLHALNMKEPREKFLGGPVMRNKYLIGSIFLSAGVTLLCLFIPPVAKALRLQMMPAIDWWLTLGFSVASLLVVRLLSGIFMRK
- a CDS encoding ABC transporter permease, whose amino-acid sequence is MIRNYLKIAWRNLLKNKTFSLINIAGLSIGMAVALMIGLWLRDELTYNKNFEHYDRIVQVMQHQTFNGVTNTQTANPWLMAEAIREKYGSDFKHIVQAGWNDGYVLSHDGKGQTRVGTFFEPGITEMLSLEMITGTRDGLKDVNSILLSETSAQAFFGDKEALGQILKLNNQMPVKVTGVYKDLPENSEFGNLQFICPWSLFLNINPWIREMDNPWRSNFTQTYAQLADHADLATVSAKIRNVKLEKVREEEKAFNAQVFLWPMANWHLYGEWKNGKNIGGRISSVWLFGTIGIFVLLLACINFMNLSTARSEKRAREVGIRKAVGSHRTQLIMQFFCESTLLACFGFVLSVALVQAALPAFNTVAGKHMSMPFGEPVFWLAGVAIILLTGLLAGSYPALYLSSFQPVKVLKGTFKAGRNAAIPRKALVVLQFTVSVVLIIGTIIVFKQIRHAQDRPVSYNREGLVYTFMSTNELRSHYDVIRNDAMASGAVTEVANASGPPNNVQMINNGYTWEGMAPGAQGNFAAVDVSHDYGKAVQWQVVQGRDFSKQFASDSNGVVLNESAVAFMQLKDPIGKTIKKDGKPYIIVGVVKDILMGSPYTPIFRTIWHIDGGGGNVFLMRLNPDKPTAESLKKLEAVFAKHNPGMPFMYDFVDAQYKLKFVSEQRIGQLSAYFAVLAIFISCLGLFGMASFMAEQRTKEIGVRKVMGASVFSLWRLMSADFAALVLIALAIAVPVGWFGMQRWLNSYEYRTDISWWTIALTCIGAMSIALFTISTQSIRAAMTDPVKSLRSE